The DNA sequence GATTTGATCGGCGAATCTTTCGGCACGAGGATCGCTTCGCTGTTCGGCGCTGGTGGCTCGTAGGCGACGTAGAGCAGATCGGCACCGGCCGCCTGAGCGAAGACCGGCGGGGTTTCGCCGGTGACGCCGAAGTCGATCGAGCCGACGTTCAGGCCTTCCAGCAACTGCGGGCCGCCGGGGAATTCAGTCCATTGCACGTCGACGCCTTGGGCGGCGAGACGTTTCTCCAGAGTGCCCTTGGCTTTGAGCAGCACCAGCGTGCCGTACTTCTGATAACCGATTCGTAGCGTCTCGGCCTGAGCTTGAGTGATGGCGCCGAAGGTGACAGCCGCAGCAAACAGAGCGACCAGACCACGACGCAAAAATACAGTGCGCATAGCGCTCTCCTTTTTGCTGTTGGGTTTTGGCTGCACCTGCTTGGCCGTTGGCGGCTGAGTAAGGTGAGTACTTCAAGTTTCGATGTGGCTCAAATGCTCCAGCGAGCACTCAACAAACGTTCGTTCAACAGCCCCGGCTCCAGCGGCTTCGGCCGGCGGGCCATGGCGCTGACAAACTGGTCCAGCGCCTCATGCAGTCGCTGCTCCAGAGCCGGCGCCAACTGCGCCTGGGCACTGCCTTCGCCGTAGGCGATCTGGCTGTCCTCGGCAAAAATCCCTTGCAGCATTTCCTGGGCCTTCAACGCCGACAGCACAGGCTTGAGGGCGTAATCGACCACCAGCATGTGGGCGATGCTGCCGCCGGTGGCCATTGGCAGAACAATCTTGTGGTTCAGGGCGCGTTCGGGCAGCAGATCCAGCACGGTCTTCAGCGCGCCGGAAAACGACGCCTTGTACACCGGCGTGGCGATCAGCAGGCCATCGGCGTTTTCAATCTGTTGCAGCAGGTCGAGCACCTTCGGGCTGTCGAAGCGAGCGTGGAGCAAGTCTTCGGCCGGGAAGTCCCGCACCTGATAACTCACCACTTCCACCCCTTGCTGCTGCAACCAGCGTTGCGAGCGCTCCAGCAACACCCCGGACCGGGAACGTTGACTAGGGCTGCCACCGAGTGAGACGACCAGCATTCAGAGAATTCCTTGCGCGTTACAGGCGATTCGCGGGTTGCGATCTCGCTTCGATGTCAGTGACCTTACCAGCTGATTTATATATCCATAAATCATATTTATTCATTTGGTTATTCTTTATGGAGATATGCATTTCACTTTCCTGCGGGCAAAAAAACAGGCCGTGAAAACGGCCTGAAACCCTGCATCGTGGTTCGTACTGATCGCTCCCAGACTGATCGTTCCCACGTCGAGGCGTCGAACCGTCCGCGTGGGAATGCCGCCCGTGACGCTCTGCGTCACAGTGGACGCGGAGCGTCCATGTATTCATTCCCACGCGGAGCGTGGGAACGATCCCAAGTAGGTTATTTGTTGGGCTGTGGGGTGAGGCGCAGGTACGGCTTCACCGCGCGGTAGCCTTTCGGAAAACGTTGCTTGATTTCGTCTTCGTCCTTGAGCGACGGCACGATCACCACCTCGTCACCGTCCTGCCAGTTGGCCGGGGTGGCCACCTTGTAGTTGTCGGTGAGCTGCAGCGAATCGATCACCCGCAGGATCTCGTGGAAGTTGCGCCCGGTGCTGGCCGGGTAGGTGATGGTCAGGCGGATCTTCTTGTTCGGATCAATCACGAACAGCGAACGAACGGTCAGGGTGTCGTTGGCGTTCGGATGGATCAGGTCATACAGATCGGACACCTTGCGATCGGCATCGGCCAGGATCGGGAAGTTGACGATGGTGTTCTGGGTTTCGTTGATGTCACCGATCCACTTGTGGTGCGAGTCCACCGGATCGACCGACAGCGCAATAGCCTTCACGCCACGTTGGGTGAACTCATCCTTGAGCTTGGCAGTGAAGCCCAGCTCGGTGGTGCACACCGGGGTGAAGTCCGCCGGGTGGGAGAACAGCACGCCCCAGCTATCGCCCAGCCATTCGTGGAAACGAATCTTGCCGGCGCTGGAATCCTGTTCGAAATCGGGGGCGATATCGCCAAGTCTGAGGCTCATGGTGCGGCTCCTGATGAGTGGTTGGAGACCTCAACTGTAGCTCGTGATTCGTTCTTCTGAAAAAGAATAAATAACTAGATATTTATATCTATAAAGAATATTAAACATCTGTTCACTGGACGCCCCGCAGCATCGCGACGAACATCGCCCTCAAGGTTCGAGAAGGCCTTGAGTTGCTGTAAAGAGGGGAACATCGGGAAAGGCTTACGGGGGTGAGCCGGACCCGAAACGCAAAAGCCCCGTCCGGCGCGATGCCGGACGGGGCTTTTTTACATCAGTGCAGGAGCGCGCTATTACAGCAGCGGGATCGAGTAGCTGACGATCAGGCGGTTTTCGTCCTGCGAACGAGTGTTCGGCAGGTCGGTGCGCCATACAGCGTTTTTCCACATCAGGCCGACGTTCTTGAACGGACCTTCCGGTACGACGTAACCGATGGTGAAGTCGCGTTCCCACTCGGAACGGTTCGAAGCGTTTTCGCGACCGTTGGTGCCAACGGTGTCGATCGAATCGCCTTTCAGGTAAACCACACCAGCGGTCAGGCCAGGTACGCCGACTTTAGCGAAGTCATACGAGTAGCGAGCCTGCCAGGTTTTCTCGCCGGCACGACCGAACTTCTGGATCTGCATGTCGGTGATGGTGTAGTTCGACGAACCGTCGCCCTGGTTCAGCCAAGGGAAGTCGGAGCTGCCGTTGGAAACCTGGTAACCGCCACCGAAGGTGTGACCTTCAACGGTGTACAGGAACAGGCCGCTGTACAGGTTGTTGTCGACTTCGCCACGACCGTTACGCACGCCGGTGTATTTACCGCTGCTGTAGTAGGCCGGATCAGTGCCGTTCTTGCCGTCGTCGGAGCTGTTGAAGTAACGGAAGTCAGACTTCAATACGCCCGGGCCGATGGCCCAGTTGTGTACCAGACCCAGGAAGTGCTGCTTGTAGAAGTCTTCCAGGTTGCCGTAGTAGTACTGGGCAGTCAGGTCTTTGGTGATCTTGTAGTCACCACCGGCGTAGATGAACTTGTTGCTGTCACGGAAGCCAGTGCCACGGGTGTTTGCACCGCCGATGGACAGGTTCTCGTTGTTGCTGGAGTTACGGCCTTTCACGGCTTCGATCTGACCACCGACCAGAGTCAGGTCCTTGATTTCGCCGGAAGTGATCTGACCACCCTGCCAGGTTTGTGGCAGCAGACGACCGTCGTTGGTCACGATGACCGGGTTCTTCGGCTGCAGGGTACCCAGCTTCAGTTCAGTCTGGGAGATCTTGGCTTTGGCAGTCAGACCCAGGCTGGAGAAGTTGTCTACGGCTTTACCGTTGGACTCGCTCGGGAACACAGTGCCGCCGTAAGCGGTGCCGCTGTTGCCGTTGGTGCCGCCGCCCGAATCCAGACGCACGCCCAGCAGGCCGATGGCGTCGATACCGAAGCCTACAGTGCCTTGGGTGTAGCCGGAGATGAAACGCAGATCGAAGCCTTGGCCCCACTCTTCGTTCTTGTTGGCGCCAGCGCCATCGCGGTTGTCGGTGTTGATGTAGAAGTTACGCAGCCCCAGGGTGGCCTTGCTGTCTTCGATGAAACCGGCTGCGCCTGCCTGCTGCGCAATAACCCCTACGGCCACGGCCAGGGCCAAGGTGGACTTGTTCATGTATCGCTCCTCTCGTTTCTAATTCTTGTGTTCCTGGTCCGGGGTCTGATGCCCCTGGATCCTAAGATGCGCGATTAGCGCCAGACCGTGACTGACAAGTCAATCGTAACCTTGTGTGTCTACGACCAAGGTCTAATCGCAGTTATTTGGTCCCTGCAGGGTAAAGACTTCCTGATAATCCCAAAAAGAATTTATTCATTCTTTTTCATATCATTCGGATATATGGCCAGCCAATTGCCATCTGTACCGGGATACAGCGTATCGGCGACTAAGCTCATTACTAAATGGTATTTGTTAGCCTTTTTTTAGATCGATTAGCTTTGACGCAACCCCGATTCGTCAATCCCTATCAAAAAGGCGACGCCATGATGGCCAAACGCGCACTATCTAGTCAATTTGTTACAGTTTGTGTGTCGGCGCTGATTTCTTTTTCAGCCCATGCTGCCAACCTCACCGTGGGCTATCAGACCGGTATCGACCCGAGCAAAGTGCCCCAGGCAGACGGCGTCTACGAGAAGACCATCGGCGAGAAAATCGACTGGCGCCGGTTCAACAGTGGCCCGGAAGTTGTGACAGCCATTGCCTCCGGCGATGTGCAGATCGGCAACCTCGGCTCCAGCCCGCTGGCGGCCGCCGCCTCGCGTAATCTGCCGATCGTTGCCTTCATCGTCTCGGCGCAGATCAATGCCGCCGAAGCGCTGGTGGTGCGTAACGGCAGCGGTATCAACAAGCCCGAAGACCTGATCGGCAAGACCATCGCCACCCCGTTCGTCTCCACCTCCCACTACAGCCTGCTCGGCGCGCTGAAGCACTGGGGCCTGGACACCTCGAAAGTCAAAGTAGTGAACCTGCAACCCGCAGAAATCGCGGCGGCATGGAAGCGCGGCGACATCGACGGTGCCTTTGTCTGGTCGCCGGCGCTGGGGGAAATCCGCAAGACCGGCAAGACCCTCACCGATGCCGCGCAGGTCGGCCAGTGGGGCGCGCCGACCTTCGAAGTCTGGGTCGCGCGCAAGGACTTTGCCGAGAAGCATCCTGAAATCGTGGCCAAGTTTGCCAAGGTGACCCTGAACTCGTTCGCTGATTACGCGGCTCATAAAGACAGCTGGACGGCCGACTCGGTGCCTGTACAGAAAATCGCCAAACTGACCGGTGCCAATGCCGCCGACGTCCCGGAATTGCTCGCCGGCTCGGCCTTCCCGGACGCCAAGGCGCAACAGACCACGGCGCTGCTGGACGGCGGCACGGCGAAGGCTATTGGTGAGACGGCGAAGTTTTTGAAGGAGCAAGGCAAGGTCGAAAGTGTTTTGCCTGACTACTCGCCGTACGTCAGTGCGAAGTTTGTAACCGAATAAACGCTATCGCGAGCAGGCTCGCTCCCACACAGGCTCAGTGAACCTTTGTGGGAGCGAGCCTGCTCGCGATGAGGGCGTCACGTTACAGAGACTTTTCGAAGATCTTCGAATTGCGCTGATAGTTATAGAGAGAAGCCCGCGCCGCCGGCAGGCGCTCGACGCTGCTCGGTTCGAAGCCGCGCTCCCGGAACCAGTGGGCGGTGCGGGTGGTGAGGACAAACAGGGTTTTCAGGCCCTGCGCCCGGGCACGGGTCTCGATGCGTTCCAGCAGTTCGTCGCCGCGGCCGCCATGGCGATACTCGGGATTCACTGCCAGGCACGCCAGCTCGCCGGCATCCGAATCGGCAATCTGATACAGCGCCGCACAGGCAATGATCATCCCTTCCCGCTCGACCACGCTGAACTGCTCGATCTCACGCTCCAGCACTTCGCGGGAGCGACGCACCAGAATCCCCTGCTCTTCCAGCGGACTGATCAGGTCGAGCAAGCCGCCGACGTCTTCAATCGCCGCCTCGCGCACCAGTTCGAATTGCTCCTGAGCCACCAACGTACCGCCACCGTCACGGGTGAACAGTTCGGTCAGCAGCGCGCCGTCCTCGGCATAACTGACGATATGGCTGCGCGCCACACCGCCACGGCAGGCTTCGGCGGCGGCATCCAGCAGTTCCGCCTGATAGTTGCTGCCCAGACGCTGCAAATGCGCCGGCACCTGTTGCGGACGCAGCTCGCGCACCAGTTTGCCGTTTTCATCGATCAGACCGAGGTCGGCGCCGAACAGCAGCAGTTTGTCGGCGCCCAGATCGATGGCGGCACGGGTGGCGACGTCTTCGCAGGCCAGGTTGAAGATCTCACCGGTCGGCGAATAACCCAGCGGCGACAGCAACACGATGGAGCGCTCGTCGAGCAGGCGGTTGATGCCCTTGCGGTCGACCCGGCGCACTTCGCCGGTGTGGTGATAGTCGACACCTTCCAGCACGCCGATCGGCCGCGCCGTCACGAGGTTGCCGCTGGCCACCCGCAGGCGCGAGCCCTGCATCGGCGACGAGGCCATATCCATCGACAGCCGCGCTTCGATGG is a window from the Pseudomonas gozinkensis genome containing:
- the ssuE gene encoding NADPH-dependent FMN reductase, translated to MLVVSLGGSPSQRSRSGVLLERSQRWLQQQGVEVVSYQVRDFPAEDLLHARFDSPKVLDLLQQIENADGLLIATPVYKASFSGALKTVLDLLPERALNHKIVLPMATGGSIAHMLVVDYALKPVLSALKAQEMLQGIFAEDSQIAYGEGSAQAQLAPALEQRLHEALDQFVSAMARRPKPLEPGLLNERLLSARWSI
- a CDS encoding peroxiredoxin, whose translation is MSLRLGDIAPDFEQDSSAGKIRFHEWLGDSWGVLFSHPADFTPVCTTELGFTAKLKDEFTQRGVKAIALSVDPVDSHHKWIGDINETQNTIVNFPILADADRKVSDLYDLIHPNANDTLTVRSLFVIDPNKKIRLTITYPASTGRNFHEILRVIDSLQLTDNYKVATPANWQDGDEVVIVPSLKDEDEIKQRFPKGYRAVKPYLRLTPQPNK
- a CDS encoding OprD family porin, giving the protein MNKSTLALAVAVGVIAQQAGAAGFIEDSKATLGLRNFYINTDNRDGAGANKNEEWGQGFDLRFISGYTQGTVGFGIDAIGLLGVRLDSGGGTNGNSGTAYGGTVFPSESNGKAVDNFSSLGLTAKAKISQTELKLGTLQPKNPVIVTNDGRLLPQTWQGGQITSGEIKDLTLVGGQIEAVKGRNSSNNENLSIGGANTRGTGFRDSNKFIYAGGDYKITKDLTAQYYYGNLEDFYKQHFLGLVHNWAIGPGVLKSDFRYFNSSDDGKNGTDPAYYSSGKYTGVRNGRGEVDNNLYSGLFLYTVEGHTFGGGYQVSNGSSDFPWLNQGDGSSNYTITDMQIQKFGRAGEKTWQARYSYDFAKVGVPGLTAGVVYLKGDSIDTVGTNGRENASNRSEWERDFTIGYVVPEGPFKNVGLMWKNAVWRTDLPNTRSQDENRLIVSYSIPLL
- the tauA gene encoding taurine ABC transporter substrate-binding protein, which codes for MMAKRALSSQFVTVCVSALISFSAHAANLTVGYQTGIDPSKVPQADGVYEKTIGEKIDWRRFNSGPEVVTAIASGDVQIGNLGSSPLAAAASRNLPIVAFIVSAQINAAEALVVRNGSGINKPEDLIGKTIATPFVSTSHYSLLGALKHWGLDTSKVKVVNLQPAEIAAAWKRGDIDGAFVWSPALGEIRKTGKTLTDAAQVGQWGAPTFEVWVARKDFAEKHPEIVAKFAKVTLNSFADYAAHKDSWTADSVPVQKIAKLTGANAADVPELLAGSAFPDAKAQQTTALLDGGTAKAIGETAKFLKEQGKVESVLPDYSPYVSAKFVTE
- the argA gene encoding amino-acid N-acetyltransferase codes for the protein MPEYVNWLRHASPYINAHRDCTFVVMLPGDGVEHPNFGNIVHDIVLLHSLGVRLVLVHGSRPQIETRLAARGLTPHYHHGMRITDAATLECVIDAVGQLRIAIEARLSMDMASSPMQGSRLRVASGNLVTARPIGVLEGVDYHHTGEVRRVDRKGINRLLDERSIVLLSPLGYSPTGEIFNLACEDVATRAAIDLGADKLLLFGADLGLIDENGKLVRELRPQQVPAHLQRLGSNYQAELLDAAAEACRGGVARSHIVSYAEDGALLTELFTRDGGGTLVAQEQFELVREAAIEDVGGLLDLISPLEEQGILVRRSREVLEREIEQFSVVEREGMIIACAALYQIADSDAGELACLAVNPEYRHGGRGDELLERIETRARAQGLKTLFVLTTRTAHWFRERGFEPSSVERLPAARASLYNYQRNSKIFEKSL